The following proteins come from a genomic window of Williamwhitmania taraxaci:
- a CDS encoding BRO-N domain-containing protein produces the protein MRQDTAIKLFNDKQIRTHWDDDQEKWFFSVVDVVGVLTGSPNPRKYWSVLKTRLKAEGSQLATNCSQLKMPSSDGKFYKTDVADTEQLFRLIQSIPSPKAEPFKLWLAKTGSERIDEIEDPEIGIDRLMETYLRKGYSTSWINQRLKSIEVRKELTDEWENCGVNKGQEYAILTDEITKAWSGFTTKQYKNFKALKKENLRDHMTNLELVLNMLAEATTTEISKEKKPKTFNENQKIAKQGGTIAGNTRREIEAKSGKRIVTKGNAKQLDRKKNNELD, from the coding sequence ATGAGGCAGGATACGGCAATAAAGTTGTTTAACGACAAGCAAATCAGAACACACTGGGATGATGATCAAGAAAAATGGTTTTTCTCAGTGGTTGATGTAGTGGGCGTATTAACCGGAAGTCCTAATCCTCGCAAATATTGGAGCGTCCTAAAAACTAGGCTAAAGGCCGAGGGAAGCCAGTTGGCTACAAATTGTAGTCAACTGAAAATGCCTTCATCCGATGGGAAATTCTACAAAACAGATGTAGCAGACACAGAGCAACTCTTTCGCTTAATTCAGTCTATCCCGTCACCCAAAGCGGAACCATTTAAGCTTTGGTTAGCAAAAACAGGTAGCGAACGAATAGATGAAATTGAGGATCCTGAAATAGGTATTGACCGACTAATGGAAACTTACCTGCGAAAAGGCTATTCAACATCATGGATCAATCAACGACTCAAAAGCATAGAAGTAAGAAAAGAACTCACCGATGAGTGGGAGAATTGTGGAGTAAATAAAGGACAAGAATACGCTATTCTTACGGACGAAATAACAAAAGCATGGAGTGGATTTACAACAAAACAATACAAAAACTTCAAGGCACTTAAGAAAGAAAACCTGCGAGATCATATGACTAATTTAGAGTTAGTTTTAAACATGCTTGCAGAGGCAACAACCACTGAAATTTCTAAGGAAAAGAAGCCGAAAACATTCAATGAAAACCAGAAAATAGCGAAACAAGGTGGAACTATTGCTGGAAATACTCGAAGAGAAATTGAGGCGAAATCAGGAAAAAGAATAGTTACAAAAGGAAATGCAAAACAACTCGACCGGAAAAAGAATAATGAATTAGACTAA